Proteins from a genomic interval of Geodermatophilus obscurus DSM 43160:
- a CDS encoding amidohydrolase family protein: protein MYRKDGESYYVVDSHIALWDARPENQRNVHGKQFIDCFYDYHRNLSPESETWGYEEYLYQGGERLMRDVFVDGIVDHAIFQPARLAEFYHRGFGQTEEAFALAQAHPDKLTYNHYWDPRDGENGLDQLRADAERMQLKGVKLYTADWHGESRGWKLTDPMAYRYFEVCRELGIKNVHIHKGPTIRPLDRDAFDVADVDHVATDFTDLNFVVEHCGLPRLEDFCWIATQEPNVYAGLAVAMPFIHTRPRYFAQIMGELTYWLGEDRILFSSDYALWTPKWLVERFVDFQIPEDMTEYAPLTTALKKKVLGLNAAKLYDLPVPAELQLPDADETATGPREPAAADLASV from the coding sequence ATGTACCGCAAGGACGGCGAGAGCTACTACGTCGTGGACTCCCACATCGCCCTGTGGGACGCGCGCCCGGAGAACCAGCGCAACGTCCACGGCAAGCAGTTCATCGACTGCTTCTACGACTACCACCGCAACCTCAGCCCGGAGTCCGAGACCTGGGGCTACGAGGAGTACCTCTACCAGGGCGGCGAGCGGCTGATGCGCGACGTGTTCGTCGACGGGATCGTCGACCACGCGATCTTCCAGCCGGCCCGTCTCGCCGAGTTCTACCACCGGGGTTTCGGGCAGACCGAGGAGGCCTTCGCCCTCGCGCAGGCCCACCCGGACAAGCTCACCTACAACCACTACTGGGACCCGCGCGACGGCGAGAACGGCCTGGACCAGCTCCGTGCCGACGCCGAGCGGATGCAGCTCAAGGGCGTGAAGCTCTACACCGCCGACTGGCACGGCGAGTCCCGCGGCTGGAAGCTCACCGACCCGATGGCCTACCGCTACTTCGAGGTCTGCCGCGAGCTGGGCATCAAGAACGTCCACATCCACAAGGGCCCGACGATCCGCCCGCTGGACCGCGACGCCTTCGACGTCGCCGACGTCGACCACGTCGCCACCGACTTCACCGACCTGAACTTCGTCGTGGAGCACTGCGGGCTGCCGCGCCTGGAGGACTTCTGCTGGATCGCCACCCAGGAGCCGAACGTGTACGCCGGCCTGGCCGTGGCCATGCCGTTCATCCACACCCGGCCGCGCTACTTCGCGCAGATCATGGGCGAGCTCACCTACTGGCTCGGCGAGGACCGCATCCTCTTCTCCAGCGACTACGCGCTGTGGACGCCGAAGTGGCTGGTCGAGCGCTTCGTGGACTTCCAGATCCCCGAGGACATGACCGAGTACGCCCCGCTGACCACCGCGCTGAAGAAGAAGGTGCTCGGCCTCAACGCCGCCAAGCTCTACGACCTGCCGGTGCCGGCCGAGCTGCAGCTGCCCGACGCCGACGAGACCGCCACCGGCCCGCGCGAGCCGGCCGCCGCCGACCTCGCCAGCGTCTGA
- a CDS encoding metal-sulfur cluster assembly factor, protein MTAVLPDLTGTEAEVRAALGTVVDPELDEPITDVGFVRSVSVEGHAVGGCAVEVHLRLPTSFCAPNFAWLMVSDAHDAVSAVPGVESVVVELDDHHDSDLINRGMAAGAGYRGTFGHEAEDSLDELRATFQRKAHTAAMERAVTALLRTDPAVDVAALTLGDLPAGEHTTDALLRRRATLGLPVDDGAPVLVHDDGTRPDPAQAELVLRRARSVRISVDGNAHFCRGLLATRYPGAEADQAPRPEDRPLLPLTVSKGTHP, encoded by the coding sequence ATGACCGCCGTCCTCCCCGACCTGACCGGAACCGAGGCCGAGGTGCGCGCCGCGCTGGGCACCGTCGTCGACCCCGAGCTGGACGAGCCGATCACCGACGTCGGTTTCGTCCGCTCGGTGTCGGTCGAGGGTCATGCCGTCGGGGGTTGTGCCGTCGAGGTGCACCTGCGGCTGCCCACCTCCTTCTGCGCGCCGAACTTCGCCTGGCTGATGGTCTCCGACGCCCACGACGCGGTGTCCGCCGTCCCGGGGGTGGAGTCCGTGGTGGTCGAGCTCGACGACCACCACGACTCCGACCTGATCAACCGCGGCATGGCCGCCGGTGCCGGCTACCGCGGCACCTTCGGGCACGAGGCCGAGGACTCGCTCGACGAGCTCCGGGCGACCTTCCAGCGCAAGGCGCACACCGCGGCGATGGAGCGGGCCGTCACGGCGCTGCTCCGCACCGACCCGGCGGTGGACGTCGCGGCGCTCACCCTCGGCGACCTGCCGGCGGGGGAGCACACCACCGACGCGCTGTTGCGCCGGCGGGCGACCCTCGGCCTGCCCGTGGACGACGGGGCGCCGGTGCTCGTGCACGACGACGGCACCCGCCCCGACCCCGCGCAGGCGGAGCTGGTGCTGCGCCGGGCCCGCTCGGTGCGCATCTCCGTCGACGGCAACGCCCACTTCTGCCGCGGCCTGCTGGCCACCCGTTACCCGGGCGCCGAGGCCGACCAGGCGCCCCGTCCCGAGGACCGTCCCCTGCTCCCGCTCACCGTCTCGAAGGGAACTCACCCGTGA
- a CDS encoding NAD(P)-dependent alcohol dehydrogenase produces the protein MKAVRVHEYHADPTIDDVPEPEIRGPLDVIVKVGGAGVCRTDLHILEGQWADLQNPDLPYVIGHENAGWVHEVGEGVTNVAVGDTVILHPQPSCGLCTACRAGRDMQCENAFFPGLSNNDGGMAEYLRTTARACVKLDPSTNPADVAALADAGITAYHAVRKALPLLHPGTTAVVQGAGGLGHIGVQCLAALSGTRIVVVDRNPDALELARQIGADETVVADGDQVQAVQDLTGGGADVVFDFVAEQGAEMDGWHMTGPAGSYYVIGYGGELRIPTLDFVAGEKNIVGNIVGTYTDLAELMVLAQAGKVTLHTQQYPLDRAVDALRDLDAGKVRGRAILVP, from the coding sequence GTGAAGGCCGTACGCGTGCACGAGTACCACGCCGACCCCACGATCGACGACGTCCCCGAACCGGAGATCCGGGGTCCGCTCGACGTGATCGTCAAGGTCGGCGGCGCCGGGGTCTGCCGCACCGACCTGCACATCCTCGAGGGTCAGTGGGCCGACCTGCAGAACCCGGACCTGCCCTACGTGATCGGGCACGAGAACGCCGGGTGGGTGCACGAGGTCGGGGAGGGTGTCACCAACGTCGCCGTCGGTGACACCGTGATCCTGCACCCGCAGCCCAGCTGCGGCCTGTGCACGGCCTGTCGCGCCGGCCGGGACATGCAGTGCGAGAACGCCTTCTTCCCCGGGCTGTCGAACAACGACGGCGGCATGGCCGAGTACCTGCGCACCACCGCCCGCGCCTGCGTGAAGCTCGACCCGTCCACCAACCCCGCCGACGTCGCCGCGCTCGCCGACGCCGGGATCACCGCCTACCACGCCGTGCGCAAGGCCCTGCCGCTGCTGCACCCGGGCACGACGGCGGTCGTGCAGGGCGCCGGCGGTCTCGGCCACATCGGCGTCCAGTGCCTGGCCGCACTGTCGGGCACCCGGATCGTCGTCGTCGACCGCAACCCCGACGCGCTGGAGCTCGCCCGGCAGATCGGGGCGGACGAGACCGTGGTCGCCGACGGCGACCAGGTGCAGGCGGTCCAGGACCTGACCGGCGGGGGCGCGGACGTGGTCTTCGACTTCGTCGCCGAGCAGGGCGCGGAGATGGACGGCTGGCACATGACCGGCCCGGCCGGCTCGTACTACGTCATCGGGTACGGCGGCGAGCTCCGGATCCCGACGCTGGACTTCGTCGCCGGCGAGAAGAACATCGTCGGCAACATCGTCGGCACCTACACCGACCTGGCCGAGCTGATGGTGCTCGCGCAGGCCGGGAAGGTCACCCTGCACACCCAGCAGTACCCGCTCGACCGGGCCGTGGACGCGCTCCGCGACCTCGACGCCGGGAAGGTCCGGGGCCGGGCGATCCTCGTCCCCTGA
- a CDS encoding pyruvate carboxylase has product MFTKVLVANRGEIAVRAFRATYELGAQTVAIFPWEDRNSVHRLKADESYQIGEEGHPVRAYLSVDEVVGAARRAGADAVYPGYGFLSENPELAAACEREGITFVGPPASVLELTGNKARAIAAAREAGLPVLASTAPSDDLDTVLASTADMPFPVFVKAVAGGGGRGMRRVEDPAELAGAVQAAMREAESAFGDATVFVEQAVVEPRHIEVQVLADGQGNVVHLFERDCSVQRRHQKVIELAPAPNLDPHLRERICADAVAFARAIGYVNAGTVEFLLDREGRHVFIEMNPRIQVEHTVTEEVTDVDLVQSQLRIAAGETLADLGLSQESIVLRGAALQCRITTEDPANGFRPDTGRITAYRSPGGAGIRLDGGASLGAEVQAHFDSLLVKLTCRGRTFDIAVARARRAVAEFRIRGVATNIPFLAAVLDDPDFAAGRVTTSFIEERPELLTARSSADRGTRLLTYLADVTVNHPHGERPHLVDPVSKLPAVDLTVPPPDGSRQRLLAAGPEAFAADLRARTALAVTDTTFRDAHQSLLATRVRTRDLLAVAGHVARTAPQLFSLECWGGATYDVALRFLHEDPWDRLAALRDAVPNICLQMLLRGRNTVGYTPYPEAVTDAFVREAAATGIDVFRVFDALNDVAQMRPAIDAVRETGTAVAEVALCYTGDLSDPGEDLYTLDYYLRLAEQIVDAGAHVLAIKDMAGLLRPPAAATLVMALRERFDLPVHLHTHDTAGGQLATLLAAWNAGVDAVDGAVASMAGTTSQPPLSAIVAATDATERATGLDLAAVNDLEPYWEAVRRVYAPFESGLAAPTGRVYRHEIPGGQLSNLRQQAIALGLGQRFEEVEDAYAAADRLLGRLVKVTPSSKVVGDLALQLVGSGVSVEDFAAEPGKYDLPDSVIGFLRGELGDPPGGWPEPFRSRALEGRRPAEPPAELSAEDERGLAEQPRQTLNRLLFPGPTREYEAHVDSYGDVSVLPTKEFLYGLRPGDEHAVDLEPGVTLLVGVEAVSDPDERGMRTVMCTLNGQLRPVSVRDRSVDAQVKAAEKADRSDPGQVAAPFAGVVTLQVGEGDTVEAGQPIATIEAMKMEASITAPVAGTVKRLAIGGVQQVEGGDLLVVLS; this is encoded by the coding sequence GTGTTCACCAAGGTGCTGGTCGCCAACCGAGGCGAGATCGCGGTGCGGGCCTTCCGCGCGACCTACGAGCTGGGCGCGCAGACGGTCGCCATCTTCCCCTGGGAGGACCGCAACTCCGTCCACCGGCTCAAGGCCGACGAGAGCTACCAGATCGGGGAGGAGGGGCACCCGGTCCGCGCCTACCTCTCGGTCGACGAGGTCGTCGGCGCGGCGCGGCGGGCCGGGGCCGACGCGGTCTACCCCGGCTACGGCTTCCTGTCCGAGAACCCGGAGCTCGCAGCGGCCTGCGAGCGGGAGGGGATCACCTTCGTCGGCCCGCCGGCGTCGGTGCTGGAGCTGACCGGCAACAAGGCGCGGGCGATCGCCGCGGCGCGGGAGGCCGGGCTGCCGGTGCTGGCCTCGACCGCCCCGAGCGACGACCTGGACACCGTCCTGGCCTCCACCGCGGACATGCCGTTCCCGGTGTTCGTCAAGGCGGTCGCCGGCGGTGGTGGGCGCGGGATGCGGCGGGTGGAGGACCCCGCGGAGCTGGCCGGCGCGGTGCAGGCGGCGATGCGCGAGGCCGAGTCGGCTTTCGGGGACGCCACCGTCTTCGTCGAGCAGGCGGTGGTCGAGCCGCGGCACATCGAGGTGCAGGTGCTGGCCGACGGGCAGGGGAACGTCGTCCACCTGTTCGAGCGGGACTGCTCGGTGCAGCGCCGGCACCAGAAGGTGATCGAGCTGGCGCCGGCGCCGAACCTGGATCCGCACCTGCGGGAGCGGATCTGCGCCGACGCAGTCGCCTTCGCCCGGGCGATCGGCTACGTCAACGCCGGCACCGTGGAGTTCCTGCTCGACCGCGAGGGCCGGCACGTGTTCATCGAGATGAACCCGCGGATCCAGGTCGAGCACACGGTGACCGAGGAGGTCACCGACGTCGACCTGGTGCAGTCCCAGCTGCGGATCGCGGCGGGGGAGACGCTGGCCGACCTGGGCCTGTCGCAGGAGTCGATCGTGCTGCGGGGTGCGGCGCTGCAGTGCCGGATCACCACCGAGGACCCGGCCAACGGCTTCCGGCCGGACACCGGCCGGATCACCGCCTACCGCTCACCCGGCGGGGCCGGGATCCGGCTGGACGGCGGGGCCTCGCTGGGCGCGGAGGTCCAGGCGCACTTCGACTCGCTACTGGTGAAGCTGACCTGCCGGGGGCGCACCTTCGACATCGCCGTGGCCCGGGCGCGGCGGGCGGTGGCGGAGTTCCGGATCCGCGGGGTGGCCACCAACATCCCGTTCCTGGCCGCGGTGCTGGACGATCCGGACTTCGCCGCCGGGCGGGTCACCACGTCCTTCATCGAGGAACGGCCCGAGCTGCTCACGGCGCGCTCGTCGGCCGACCGCGGTACCCGGCTGCTGACCTACCTGGCCGACGTGACCGTGAACCACCCGCACGGAGAGCGCCCGCACCTGGTCGACCCGGTGAGCAAGCTGCCGGCCGTCGACCTCACCGTCCCCCCGCCGGACGGCTCCCGCCAGCGGCTGCTCGCGGCCGGCCCGGAGGCCTTCGCCGCCGACCTGCGCGCCCGGACGGCCCTGGCGGTCACCGACACCACCTTCCGCGACGCCCACCAGTCGCTGCTGGCCACCCGGGTGCGCACCCGGGACCTGCTGGCCGTCGCCGGGCACGTGGCCCGCACCGCCCCGCAGCTGTTCAGCCTGGAGTGCTGGGGTGGGGCGACCTACGACGTGGCGCTGCGCTTCCTGCACGAGGACCCGTGGGACCGGCTGGCCGCGCTCCGCGACGCGGTGCCCAACATCTGCCTGCAGATGCTGCTGCGCGGCCGCAACACCGTCGGCTACACGCCCTACCCCGAGGCGGTCACCGACGCCTTCGTCCGCGAGGCCGCCGCCACCGGCATCGACGTCTTCCGGGTGTTCGACGCACTCAACGACGTCGCCCAGATGCGTCCGGCGATCGACGCGGTCCGGGAGACGGGAACGGCGGTCGCCGAGGTGGCGCTGTGCTACACCGGCGACCTCTCCGACCCCGGCGAGGACCTCTACACGCTGGACTACTACCTGCGGCTGGCCGAGCAGATCGTCGACGCCGGCGCGCACGTGCTGGCGATCAAGGACATGGCCGGCCTGCTGCGCCCGCCGGCGGCCGCGACGCTGGTGATGGCGCTGCGCGAGCGCTTCGACCTGCCGGTGCACCTGCACACCCACGACACCGCAGGCGGCCAGCTCGCCACGCTGCTGGCGGCCTGGAACGCCGGGGTCGACGCCGTGGACGGCGCGGTCGCCTCCATGGCCGGCACCACGAGCCAGCCGCCGCTGTCGGCGATCGTCGCCGCGACCGACGCCACCGAGCGGGCCACCGGCCTGGACCTGGCCGCGGTCAACGACCTGGAGCCGTACTGGGAGGCCGTCCGACGGGTCTACGCGCCCTTCGAGTCCGGCCTGGCCGCGCCCACGGGGCGTGTCTACCGGCACGAGATCCCCGGCGGGCAGCTGTCCAACCTGCGCCAGCAGGCCATCGCCCTGGGCCTCGGCCAGCGCTTCGAGGAGGTCGAGGACGCCTACGCCGCCGCCGACCGGCTGCTGGGCCGGCTGGTCAAGGTCACCCCGTCGTCCAAGGTCGTCGGCGACCTGGCACTGCAGCTCGTCGGTTCCGGCGTCAGCGTCGAGGACTTCGCCGCTGAGCCCGGGAAGTACGACCTGCCCGACTCGGTGATCGGCTTCCTGCGCGGCGAGCTGGGCGACCCGCCCGGCGGCTGGCCCGAGCCGTTCCGCAGCCGTGCGCTGGAGGGCCGGCGTCCGGCCGAGCCGCCGGCGGAGCTGTCGGCGGAGGACGAGCGGGGGCTGGCCGAGCAGCCCCGGCAGACCCTCAACCGGCTGCTCTTCCCGGGACCCACCCGCGAGTACGAGGCGCACGTCGACTCCTACGGCGACGTCTCCGTGCTGCCGACCAAGGAGTTCCTCTACGGGCTGCGGCCCGGCGACGAGCACGCGGTCGACCTGGAGCCCGGGGTCACCCTGCTCGTGGGGGTGGAGGCCGTCTCCGATCCCGACGAGCGCGGCATGCGCACGGTCATGTGCACCCTCAACGGCCAGCTGCGACCGGTCTCGGTGCGCGACCGCTCGGTCGACGCGCAGGTCAAGGCCGCCGAGAAGGCCGACCGCAGCGACCCCGGCCAGGTCGCCGCACCGTTCGCCGGCGTGGTCACCCTCCAGGTCGGCGAGGGCGACACCGTCGAGGCCGGGCAGCCGATCGCCACGATCGAGGCGATGAAGATGGAGGCCTCGATCACCGCGCCGGTCGCCGGCACGGTCAAGCGGCTGGCCATCGGCGGCGTCCAGCAGGTGGAGGGCGGTGACCTGCTCGTCGTCCTGTCCTGA
- a CDS encoding serine/threonine protein kinase, producing the protein MEPRQQQGTERGVISVDGGGQTLGGRYELQQLIATGGMGQVWRGRDTMLDRPVAVKVLRSEYADDQTFLARFRAEARHAAALSHPNIATVLDYGEATAEDTGGDVAFLVMELVDGAPLSTLLTEEGPLDPEAALSVLSQAAAGLAEAHRAGVVHRDIKPGNILVRPDGSVKLTDFGIACSAGSVPLTGTGQVIGTPQYMSPEQAAGERVSPASDVYALGLVGYESLTGHAAFAGTNPVAVALKHVYEDPDPLPAEVPPDIRHLIEAALVRDPQQRLPDGDAFLHAIEETVRRSPATAPATRPIAPAAVAAAVPPAAHEVPAGAPRRPHDDDRGSRRRPLLLVLAVLAVLLLGGGVVGLVGGLDGDESTTVAPPSAVAPSSAVAPSSAVAPSSADPGLVLTAAEYVGRPVEEVAAELTGLGLTVGRQAEVTPDTTPGTVTALDPAGAEVRPGDRVEVLVAASPTAPEEPAPAEDAPAPTPEDAPAAQDPASAEDSAPAESSAPAGESAPAGESAPAAGSSSTEDPAPAEGSTSAETPAPPSGNTTTGAPEPSTEPSSPTGSSGTPLPSEEPAPTDDGTDAAAPSSSSETEAGGDTGTSSSSPESGAATGDGAGDSTVPESAGARPTS; encoded by the coding sequence GTGGAACCCAGGCAGCAGCAGGGGACGGAGCGCGGTGTGATCTCGGTCGACGGGGGAGGGCAGACCCTGGGCGGCCGCTACGAGCTGCAACAGCTCATCGCCACAGGCGGGATGGGGCAGGTCTGGCGCGGCCGGGACACGATGCTGGACCGGCCGGTCGCGGTGAAGGTGCTGCGCAGCGAGTACGCCGACGACCAGACCTTCCTCGCCCGGTTCCGCGCCGAGGCCCGGCACGCCGCGGCCCTGAGCCACCCGAACATCGCCACCGTCCTGGACTACGGGGAGGCGACGGCGGAGGACACCGGCGGGGACGTCGCCTTCCTCGTGATGGAGCTGGTCGACGGCGCGCCGCTGTCGACGCTGCTCACCGAGGAGGGGCCGCTGGACCCCGAGGCCGCGCTCTCGGTGTTGTCCCAGGCCGCCGCCGGGCTGGCGGAGGCGCACCGCGCCGGCGTCGTCCACCGTGACATCAAGCCCGGCAACATCCTGGTCCGCCCCGACGGCAGCGTGAAGCTCACCGACTTCGGCATCGCCTGCTCGGCCGGCAGCGTGCCGCTGACCGGCACCGGCCAGGTCATCGGCACCCCGCAGTACATGTCGCCCGAGCAGGCCGCGGGGGAGCGGGTCAGCCCGGCCAGCGACGTCTACGCCCTCGGCCTGGTCGGCTACGAGTCGCTGACCGGACACGCCGCCTTCGCCGGCACCAACCCGGTCGCCGTGGCGCTCAAGCACGTGTACGAGGACCCCGACCCGCTTCCCGCCGAGGTCCCGCCCGACATCCGGCACCTCATCGAGGCCGCGCTGGTCAGGGACCCGCAGCAGCGTCTTCCCGACGGCGACGCGTTCCTGCACGCCATCGAGGAGACCGTGCGCCGCTCGCCGGCCACCGCGCCGGCGACCCGGCCGATCGCTCCGGCCGCCGTCGCCGCGGCGGTACCCCCGGCGGCGCACGAGGTGCCGGCCGGCGCGCCGCGGCGTCCCCACGACGACGACCGCGGCTCCCGCCGCCGCCCGCTGCTGCTGGTGCTGGCCGTGCTCGCCGTCCTGCTGCTCGGCGGCGGCGTGGTCGGGCTGGTGGGCGGGCTCGACGGCGACGAGAGCACGACCGTCGCGCCGCCGTCGGCCGTCGCGCCGTCGTCGGCCGTCGCGCCGTCGTCGGCCGTCGCGCCGTCGTCGGCGGACCCGGGTCTGGTGCTGACCGCCGCGGAGTACGTGGGGCGTCCGGTCGAGGAGGTCGCCGCCGAGCTGACCGGGCTCGGGCTGACCGTGGGCCGGCAGGCAGAGGTGACTCCGGACACCACGCCGGGCACCGTCACCGCGCTCGACCCGGCCGGCGCCGAGGTCCGGCCGGGGGACCGGGTGGAGGTCCTTGTCGCGGCGTCGCCCACCGCCCCCGAGGAGCCCGCGCCCGCCGAGGACGCGCCGGCGCCGACCCCTGAGGACGCACCTGCCGCCCAGGACCCCGCCTCGGCCGAGGACTCCGCTCCGGCGGAGAGCTCTGCTCCAGCGGGGGAGTCCGCCCCGGCGGGGGAGTCCGCCCCGGCGGCTGGGTCCTCCTCGACGGAGGACCCTGCTCCGGCGGAGGGGTCCACGTCGGCGGAGACGCCGGCTCCGCCGTCCGGGAACACCACCACGGGAGCGCCCGAGCCGTCCACGGAGCCGTCCTCGCCGACGGGCAGCAGCGGGACACCGCTGCCCTCGGAGGAACCCGCGCCGACCGACGACGGCACGGACGCCGCTGCGCCGAGCAGCTCGTCGGAGACCGAGGCGGGCGGGGACACCGGGACGTCGAGCAGCTCGCCCGAGAGCGGCGCGGCGACCGGGGACGGCGCCGGCGACAGCACGGTCCCGGAGTCGGCCGGCGCTCGCCCGACCAGCTGA
- a CDS encoding LutC/YkgG family protein has protein sequence MSAREEVLGRIRTALGEHRPEVAVPRDYRTADDRPAEQQLDVLVDRLEDYKASVLRCGPDQIGATVAAALDAGLGAGWDPGSVVVAPGVPAGWRPDGAREDDGRPAVELAAFAATLTGIAVAIAETGTLVLDGGPLSGRRAISLLPDCLVCVVEAERVVGGVPEALPRLDPNAPLTMVSGPSATSDIELQRVEGVHGPRTLVVLLVA, from the coding sequence ATGAGCGCTCGCGAGGAGGTGCTGGGCCGGATCCGCACCGCGCTGGGCGAGCACCGGCCGGAGGTGGCGGTCCCCCGCGACTACCGCACCGCCGACGACCGCCCCGCCGAGCAGCAGCTCGACGTCCTCGTCGACCGGCTGGAGGACTACAAGGCCTCGGTGCTGCGCTGCGGTCCGGACCAGATCGGGGCCACCGTGGCCGCCGCCCTCGACGCCGGCCTGGGCGCCGGCTGGGACCCCGGCTCCGTCGTCGTCGCCCCCGGGGTGCCGGCCGGCTGGCGGCCGGACGGCGCCCGCGAGGACGACGGCCGCCCCGCCGTCGAGCTGGCCGCGTTCGCCGCGACGCTGACCGGCATCGCGGTGGCGATCGCGGAGACCGGCACGCTGGTCCTGGACGGCGGCCCGCTGTCCGGCCGGCGGGCGATCTCGCTGCTGCCCGACTGCCTGGTCTGCGTGGTTGAGGCCGAGCGAGTCGTCGGCGGCGTCCCCGAGGCGCTGCCGCGGCTGGACCCGAACGCCCCGCTGACGATGGTCAGTGGCCCGTCCGCGACCAGCGACATCGAGCTGCAGCGGGTCGAGGGCGTGCACGGCCCGCGCACGCTGGTCGTGCTGCTGGTCGCCTGA
- a CDS encoding LutB/LldF family L-lactate oxidation iron-sulfur protein → MTTTPQDLNADQTSLAPGAPRSGTTFLGLPTAPRGVGHLRGDRSFPEAARDALRDGQLRANLGHATSTIRAKRAKVVGEVPDWEQLRQAGKALKQSTMARLDELLVQLEEQVTARCGTVHWARDADEANAIVTRLVQATGADEVVKVKSMATQEIGLNEALEDAGITAHETDLAELIVQLGDDAPSHILVPAIHKNRAEIREIFLRTMPQFQGPDADRDLPDEPRRLAMAARTHLRERFLRAKVAISGANFAVAETGTLAVVESEGNGRMCLTLPQTLITVMGIEKLVPTWRDLEVFLQLLPRSSTGERMNPYTSMWTGVTPGDGPQDFHLVLLDNGRTAVLADEVGREALHCIRCSACLNVCPVYERTGGHSYGSVYPGPIGAVLSPQLTGVEDNASLPYASSLCGACYDACPVAIDIPSILVHLRAEHVEAQEKLTPEAAAFRVLAKAMSHPWLWHLTQKAAGLGRFLARGKPTLPAALPPPASGWTRSRDLPAPPRETFTQAWAREHGR, encoded by the coding sequence ATGACCACCACCCCTCAGGACCTGAACGCCGACCAGACGTCCCTGGCCCCGGGAGCGCCCCGGTCCGGGACGACGTTCCTCGGTCTGCCCACCGCACCCCGCGGGGTCGGCCACCTGCGCGGCGACCGCTCCTTCCCGGAGGCCGCCCGCGACGCGCTGCGCGACGGCCAGCTGCGGGCCAACCTCGGGCACGCGACGAGCACCATCCGCGCCAAGCGGGCCAAGGTCGTCGGCGAGGTGCCCGACTGGGAGCAGCTGCGCCAGGCCGGCAAGGCGCTGAAGCAGTCGACGATGGCGCGGCTGGACGAGCTCCTGGTGCAGCTCGAGGAACAGGTCACCGCACGCTGCGGCACGGTGCACTGGGCCCGCGACGCCGACGAGGCCAACGCGATCGTCACCCGGCTGGTGCAGGCCACCGGCGCCGACGAGGTGGTCAAGGTCAAGTCGATGGCCACCCAGGAGATCGGCCTCAACGAGGCGCTCGAGGACGCCGGCATCACGGCGCACGAGACCGACCTCGCCGAGCTGATCGTGCAGCTCGGGGACGACGCACCGAGCCACATCCTGGTGCCGGCGATCCACAAGAACCGCGCCGAGATCCGCGAGATCTTCCTGCGGACCATGCCGCAGTTCCAGGGCCCCGACGCCGACCGGGACCTCCCCGACGAGCCGCGTCGGCTGGCCATGGCCGCCCGCACCCACCTGCGCGAGCGGTTCCTGCGGGCGAAGGTGGCCATCAGCGGCGCCAACTTCGCCGTCGCCGAGACCGGCACCCTCGCCGTCGTCGAGAGCGAGGGCAACGGCCGGATGTGCCTGACCCTGCCGCAGACGCTGATCACCGTCATGGGCATCGAGAAGCTGGTGCCGACCTGGCGCGACCTCGAGGTGTTCCTGCAGCTGCTGCCCCGCTCCTCCACCGGGGAGCGGATGAACCCGTACACGTCGATGTGGACCGGGGTCACCCCCGGCGACGGCCCGCAGGATTTCCACCTGGTGCTGCTCGACAACGGGCGGACGGCGGTGCTCGCCGACGAGGTGGGCCGCGAGGCGCTGCACTGCATCCGCTGCTCGGCCTGCCTCAACGTCTGCCCGGTGTACGAGCGCACCGGCGGGCACTCCTACGGCTCGGTGTACCCGGGCCCGATCGGCGCCGTCCTCTCCCCGCAGCTGACCGGGGTCGAGGACAACGCCTCGCTGCCGTACGCCTCGTCGCTGTGCGGCGCCTGCTACGACGCGTGCCCGGTGGCGATCGACATCCCCTCGATCCTGGTGCACCTGCGCGCCGAGCACGTCGAGGCGCAGGAGAAGCTCACCCCCGAGGCGGCCGCCTTCCGCGTGCTCGCCAAGGCGATGTCCCACCCGTGGCTGTGGCACCTCACCCAGAAGGCGGCGGGCCTGGGCCGGTTCCTCGCCCGCGGGAAGCCGACACTGCCGGCCGCGCTGCCGCCACCCGCGTCGGGCTGGACGCGGAGCCGCGACCTGCCCGCCCCGCCGAGGGAGACGTTCACCCAGGCCTGGGCCCGGGAGCACGGGAGGTGA